In Dyadobacter subterraneus, a single genomic region encodes these proteins:
- a CDS encoding thioredoxin family protein gives MKRCFWISLFVLISLTSAFAQQTGGYQVGDAVAVFKLKNIDGRIISLADYNNSKGVIVIFTSNHCPFAKAYEDRIIALNNKYASRNFPVIAINPSDPGTHMDDSFEKMKERASSKGYTYPYLEDDMQTTARAFGVVRTPQAFVLTKNNGKFTIAYIGMIDDNPQDPAGANKFYVDEAVTNLLEGKPVVTLSTKPVGCAVKWKN, from the coding sequence ATGAAACGCTGTTTTTGGATTTCACTTTTTGTCCTGATTAGCTTAACCTCCGCATTTGCACAACAAACCGGTGGTTATCAGGTTGGCGATGCGGTTGCTGTATTCAAACTGAAAAATATAGACGGAAGAATAATTTCCCTGGCCGATTATAACAATTCAAAAGGTGTTATTGTAATCTTTACGAGTAACCATTGTCCCTTTGCAAAGGCCTATGAGGACAGAATTATAGCTCTGAATAACAAATATGCTTCACGCAATTTCCCTGTTATTGCGATTAATCCCAGCGATCCCGGTACGCATATGGACGATTCTTTTGAAAAAATGAAAGAAAGAGCTTCGTCTAAAGGCTACACTTATCCTTATCTGGAAGATGACATGCAGACAACAGCCCGCGCATTTGGAGTTGTAAGAACACCACAGGCTTTTGTGCTCACAAAAAACAATGGTAAATTCACCATAGCGTATATTGGCATGATCGATGACAATCCGCAGGATCCTGCGGGTGCTAATAAATTTTACGTTGATGAAGCGGTAACAAACCTTTTGGAAGGAAAACCAGTCGTGACATTATCTACAAAGCCGGTTGGATGCGCCGTTAAATGGAAAAACTGA
- a CDS encoding SMP-30/gluconolactonase/LRE family protein, with the protein MKTLISFLCTFCLTGSLCFAQTLSKNFSAEGEFTANCEGPAVDSEGNVYAVNFARDGTIAMMNKRGKSGFFITLPKGSTGNGIRFGDKNTFYVADFTGHNVLKVDIITKSVTVFANEPKMNQPNDLAITKAGHIFCSDPNWKEGTGQIWHVSPEGKTRLAAEKMGTTNGIDISPDEKTLYVNESVQRNVWAFDLAADGTLSNKRLIHTFADGGMDGMRCDIEGNLYIARHGKGEVAVLSPDGKVLQTITTIGKKVSNICFGGGNGKTCYITLQDRGCLETFKAKTAGREWQMMEAFSAKK; encoded by the coding sequence ATGAAAACTTTGATCTCTTTTTTGTGCACATTTTGTTTAACAGGCAGCCTATGTTTTGCCCAGACATTAAGCAAAAACTTTTCAGCAGAAGGTGAATTTACAGCCAACTGTGAAGGCCCGGCAGTTGATTCGGAAGGGAATGTGTATGCAGTAAATTTTGCGCGGGACGGGACTATTGCCATGATGAATAAAAGAGGGAAATCCGGATTTTTTATTACGCTGCCAAAAGGAAGTACGGGAAACGGAATACGTTTTGGCGACAAAAATACTTTTTACGTTGCCGATTTTACAGGACATAATGTTTTAAAAGTCGATATCATTACAAAAAGTGTTACCGTTTTTGCCAATGAACCAAAGATGAACCAGCCAAATGATCTGGCAATCACAAAAGCCGGTCATATATTTTGTTCCGATCCGAACTGGAAAGAGGGTACTGGTCAGATCTGGCATGTTTCTCCGGAAGGAAAAACCAGGCTGGCTGCTGAAAAAATGGGTACAACCAACGGAATTGATATAAGTCCGGATGAAAAAACGCTTTACGTCAATGAAAGCGTACAACGTAATGTCTGGGCTTTTGACCTTGCTGCCGATGGCACCTTATCAAACAAACGCCTGATCCATACTTTTGCTGACGGCGGAATGGATGGCATGCGTTGTGATATTGAAGGCAATTTATACATTGCCCGTCATGGTAAAGGAGAAGTTGCAGTACTCTCGCCAGATGGCAAGGTACTTCAAACGATTACAACAATCGGAAAAAAAGTTTCCAATATCTGTTTCGGGGGAGGCAATGGAAAAACCTGTTACATCACATTGCAGGATCGTGGCTGCCTGGAAACTTTCAAAGCAAAAACGGCTGGACGAGAATGGCAGATGATGGAAGCCTTTTCAGCTAAAAAATAA
- the rpmA gene encoding 50S ribosomal protein L27, translating into MAHKKGVGSSRNGRESESKRLGVKLFGGQYAKAGNILVRQRGTKHNPGNNVGIGRDHTLFALVEGHVVFRKTRLNKSFVHIEPIAVAAAPVEVVAEA; encoded by the coding sequence ATGGCACATAAGAAAGGTGTAGGTAGCTCTAGAAACGGACGTGAATCAGAAAGCAAGCGTCTGGGTGTTAAATTATTTGGCGGTCAGTATGCGAAAGCGGGCAATATTCTTGTTCGTCAGCGTGGAACAAAACACAATCCAGGTAATAACGTAGGTATCGGTCGTGACCATACTTTGTTTGCTTTGGTTGAAGGACACGTTGTTTTCCGCAAAACTCGTTTGAACAAATCTTTTGTTCATATCGAACCTATCGCGGTTGCAGCTGCTCCTGTTGAAGTTGTTGCAGAAGCATAG
- a CDS encoding NifU family protein: MLSRPVFVYTELSPNPNSMKFVLNFELVPEGLSFDYPSLEAAMEEGKSSPLAADLFQFPHVQRVFIASNFITISKSEDIAWEEVLRDTKQFIKIYFEENHPVFFQETIDKNTLIVDARDSDTIQKIKAALDQYVRPAVESDGGAINFHSFNEDTGTVKVLLQGSCSGCPSSTLTLKAGIENLLTRMVPDVKEVVAEGV; this comes from the coding sequence ATGCTATCACGTCCCGTTTTTGTATATACTGAATTAAGTCCGAACCCGAATTCTATGAAATTCGTATTGAATTTCGAATTGGTGCCGGAAGGCCTTTCTTTTGATTATCCTTCATTAGAAGCTGCAATGGAAGAAGGTAAATCCTCGCCTCTGGCAGCAGATCTTTTTCAATTCCCGCACGTACAGAGGGTTTTTATTGCAAGTAATTTCATAACAATTTCCAAAAGCGAAGACATCGCCTGGGAAGAAGTTTTGCGTGATACAAAGCAATTTATTAAAATATATTTCGAAGAAAATCATCCTGTATTTTTTCAGGAAACGATTGATAAAAATACATTAATCGTAGACGCAAGAGATTCTGATACGATCCAGAAGATAAAAGCGGCGCTTGATCAATATGTAAGACCAGCGGTTGAATCTGATGGTGGCGCGATCAATTTCCACTCTTTCAATGAAGATACCGGTACGGTAAAGGTTCTGTTGCAAGGTTCATGCAGCGGATGCCCGTCTTCTACACTTACATTGAAAGCGGGAATCGAAAATTTATTGACTCGCATGGTTCCTGATGTGAAAGAAGTTGTTGCAGAAGGAGTATAA
- a CDS encoding DUF1361 domain-containing protein: protein MDKILRYLQSNSKFALLALVSASSVALLFFRIVVTQNLGFAFMIWNLFLAWVPLIYIKWVWERELVRRTPTLLLWIHLIVWLLFFPNAPYIVTDLLHLRATPENMVWYDAVMIFTFAVAGFLTGLYSIRIVHRLVTRRWNQYAAWLIIAISMFLSGFGVFLGRYGRWNSWDIISNPIALSRAILKSLIDPFAIKHTFTFSFVLMLLYFAFHIFAELKRNESTHKYS, encoded by the coding sequence TTGGATAAAATTCTCCGTTACCTGCAAAGCAATTCGAAATTTGCGCTTCTTGCGCTAGTGTCCGCCTCCTCGGTTGCTCTTCTATTTTTCAGGATTGTAGTTACTCAAAACCTCGGATTTGCATTTATGATCTGGAATCTTTTCCTGGCGTGGGTTCCTTTGATTTATATCAAATGGGTTTGGGAAAGAGAATTGGTCCGCCGTACACCTACTCTTCTGTTGTGGATACACCTGATTGTTTGGCTTCTGTTTTTTCCAAATGCGCCGTACATTGTAACTGATCTGCTCCATTTAAGAGCTACGCCTGAAAACATGGTTTGGTATGATGCCGTTATGATTTTCACTTTTGCAGTAGCCGGTTTTCTGACAGGACTTTATTCAATAAGAATTGTTCACCGCCTTGTAACCCGACGCTGGAATCAGTATGCGGCGTGGCTCATCATTGCGATTTCAATGTTTTTGAGCGGATTTGGCGTATTTCTGGGTCGGTATGGTCGTTGGAACAGTTGGGATATTATATCAAATCCCATTGCACTTTCGCGGGCCATTTTGAAGAGCCTGATCGATCCGTTTGCCATAAAACATACCTTCACGTTTTCGTTCGTGCTGATGTTGTTGTACTTTGCGTTCCATATTTTCGCAGAACTCAAGAGAAATGAATCAACCCATAAATATTCGTAA
- a CDS encoding diacylglycerol kinase family protein, translated as MNQPINIRKAIKSFRYAGIGIYSLFRYENNAKIHLLAAAVVFIAGIYFKISNIEWCIIIIQIALVWAAEAFNTAIEKIADMISSTYHPTIKVIKDVAAAGVLILAISAIFVAGFIFLPKVWEIFQTIN; from the coding sequence ATGAATCAACCCATAAATATTCGTAAAGCAATCAAAAGTTTCCGTTACGCAGGTATTGGCATTTACAGTTTGTTCCGTTACGAAAACAATGCAAAAATCCATTTACTGGCCGCTGCTGTCGTTTTTATTGCCGGAATTTACTTTAAAATTTCAAATATAGAATGGTGTATTATCATCATTCAAATTGCACTGGTCTGGGCAGCGGAAGCATTTAATACAGCTATTGAAAAAATTGCGGATATGATATCGTCAACCTATCATCCCACAATCAAAGTAATCAAAGATGTCGCGGCGGCAGGCGTTTTGATATTGGCCATTTCTGCCATTTTCGTGGCAGGTTTTATATTTTTGCCAAAAGTTTGGGAGATATTTCAAACAATAAACTAA
- the rplU gene encoding 50S ribosomal protein L21: MYAIVEIAGQQFKVEKGREIFTHRLEGDVNAALVFDKVLLVDNEGTVQVGVPTVAGASVKVTVLEHLKGEKVIVFKKKRRKGYKVKNGHRQYLTKISIDEIVA, from the coding sequence ATGTACGCAATCGTAGAAATCGCAGGTCAGCAATTTAAAGTTGAAAAGGGTCGCGAAATCTTCACGCATAGGCTTGAAGGTGACGTGAACGCTGCTCTTGTGTTTGACAAAGTCCTACTCGTTGATAACGAAGGCACAGTACAAGTGGGTGTTCCTACAGTAGCAGGTGCTTCTGTAAAAGTTACGGTGCTTGAACACCTGAAAGGTGAAAAAGTGATCGTCTTCAAAAAGAAGAGACGTAAGGGTTACAAAGTTAAGAATGGTCACCGTCAGTATTTGACTAAGATCAGCATTGACGAAATCGTAGCTTAA